The Drosophila gunungcola strain Sukarami chromosome 3L unlocalized genomic scaffold, Dgunungcola_SK_2 000003F, whole genome shotgun sequence genome contains a region encoding:
- the LOC128258148 gene encoding protein nervous wreck isoform X10: MQPPPRKGNYVKFLKNLHTEQVAKLQLKNQHECDLLEDIRQFTIKRSAVEKSYSESLLKISSQYLNKKIPNIPDIKMEGMEERWNMWSVWRTVLEENEKLARARLAAIEVFQQQIADEAKVLRDYKLAIAKRSLSGIVNVQKELHLSVGDVDKTKKSYFDEEHCAHDVRDKARDIEEKLKKKKGSFFQSITSLQKNSARVTSRKELLEEKSSGARNDYVLSLAAANAHQNRYFTVDLQTTMTTMENYVFERVAEYLMLMGRTELLTCSATQNSFGKIRDQAQQLTREYNLQCCYLFYPVLKQHIQYDFEACDNDPVRKVTAEHESAAETLTKEAKNLAGRVVKENASIRENAKKLALCQSLRDSGQRSDPNDPNGPDLDTKIEEFRDQIRRSETEKTKAEACLQCLRDGGINVDEWVQEAEIMGVQELTRSASSISMRTDASGQGENPSSDSFYDSDKEETQAQAAAQTKPKQEQQLSRDRTFSDSDDEPEVRPSAAAASSAAAASSSAMATSAGAWDDPTEVNWGAGEEEEDKDEPIVPEPKEAIFKCTALYSYTAQNPDELSIVENEQLEVVGEGDGDGWLRARNYRGEEGYVPHNYLDIDQETAGSAFNDQTVDSMQSPDQVSVIMAPQKRVKSDVEWCIALYDYDATAEDELTFEEGDKIKIITKTAHGVDDGWWEGELDGKFGNFPSLVVEECDELGEPLSEGGDESPPPTAAPSFALPPAPALPPEYAHELELELTEDMFGSQDTADEDSGYIPNGAAAPSMPPPVLIQEPGMEDDLSDDGQPPPSLPPPQLTKAGGSGPESRNKGDKGAAAGGANTLNLVGESDDQPEQEVAKEQPAEVAKKPDIAPKPQTKVAPQTSAAKEEDQQSFSEGTDSASVADVPALQDAEDPFNEKAKGESGGGSGFEANFEANFDANFDDAFAGSGGSGSGGGGGGGGGGQSSELDVNGEAAAGESGSGFAASEEDIEAPKQVVGGRASIPEELDSNQLARLQNLKESNA, translated from the exons ATGCAGCCGCCGCCGCGTAAG GGAAACTATGTGAAATTCCTCAAGAATTTGCACACGGAGCAGGTGGCTAAGCTGCAGTTGAAGAACCAACATGAATGCGACCTGTTGGAGGACATCCGGCAGTTTACCATCAAACGCTCGGCAGTCGAAAAGTCGTACAGCGAGTCCCTGCTCAAGATCTCATCGCAGTATCTCAACAAGAAGATACCCAATATACCAGATATAAAGATGGAGGGCATGGAGGAGCGCTG GAACATGTGGAGTGTTTGGCGCACAGTGCTCGAGGAGAACGAAAAGCTGGCCCGGGCTCGTTTGGCCGCTATAGAGGTGTTCCAACAGCAAATCGCCGACGAGGCCAAGGTTCTTCGAGACTACAAGTTGGCCATTGCAAAGCGCTCGCTATCCGGAATAGTCAATGTGCAGAAGGAACTCCACTTGAGCGTTGGGGATGTGGATAAAACCAAGAAATCGTACTTTGATGAGGAGCACTGTGCTCACGATGTGCGGGATAAAGCCCGCGATATCGAGGAAAAGctaaagaaaaagaagggcTCCTTCTTTCAATCAATCACTTCGCTGCAGAAGAACAGCGCTCGGGTCACATCTCGCAAGGAGTTGCTCGAAGAGAAGTCCTCTGGAGCCCGGAATGACTACGTACTCAGCTTGGCCGCGGCCAACGCCCATCAGAATCGCTACTTCACCGTCGATCTGCAGACCACCATGACAACCATGGAGAATTATGTGTTTGAGAGGGTGGCCGAGTACCTGATGCTAATGGG GCGCACAGAGCTACTGACCTGCTCGGCCACGCAGAATAGTTTCGGGAAAATCCGCGACCAGGCGCAGCAGTTGACCAGGGAGTACAACCTGCAGTGCTGCTACCTGTTTTATCCGGTGCTCAAGCAGCACATTCAGTACGACTTTGAGGCGTGCGACAACGATCCGGTGCGCAAGGTGACCGCGGAGCACGAATCCGCTGCCGAGACGCTGACCAAGGAGGCCAAGAATTTGGCCGGAAGGGTGGTAAAGGAGAACGCCTCGATTCGGGAGAACGCCAAGAAGTTGGCTCTGTGCCAGTCGCTGCGAGATTCTGGCCAGCGTAGCGATCCCAACGATCCAAATGGACCCGATCTGGACACCAAGATCGAGGAGTTCCGTGATCAAATCCGGCGATCGGAGACGGAGAAAACCAAGGCAGAGGCTTGTCTGCAGTGCCTGCGAGATGGTGGCATCAACGTGGACGAGTGGGTGCAGGAGGCCGAGATTATGGGCGTACAGGAGCTGACGCGTTCGGCCAGCTCCATTTCGATGCGCACCGATGCCTCTGGTCAGGGCGAGAATCCCAGCTCGGATTCCTTCTACGACAGCGACAAGGAGGAGACGCAGGCCCAGGCAGCTGCCCAGACGAAGCCCAAGCAGGAGCAGCAACTCTCCAGGGATCGCACCTTCAGCGACAGTGATGATGAGCCCGAGGTGCGTCCTTCGGCGGCCGCAGCATCTTCTGCCGCGGCTGCATCCTCATCCGCCATGGCCACTAGCGCCGGAGCCTGGGATGATCCCACTGAGGTCAACTGGGGAGCTggagaggaggaggaggacaagGACGAACCTATTGTCCCGGAGCCCAAGGAGGCTATATTTAAGTGCACTGCGCTCTACAGTTATACG GCCCAGAATCCCGACGAGCTCAGTATCGTCGAGAACGAGCAACTCGAGGTGGTTGGCGAGGGCGACGGCGATGGGTGGCTGAGGGCCCGAAACTATCGTGGCGAGGAGGGCTACGTGCCACACAACTATCTGGACATCGATCAGGAGACAGCGGGCAGCGCCTTTAATG ATCAGACGGTGGACTCGATGCAATCGCCCGACCAGGTGTCGGTCATCATGGCGCCCCAGAAGCGGGTCAAGTCGGACGTGGAGTGGTGCATTGCGCTGTACGACTACGACGCCACCGCCGAAGATGAGCTGACCTTCGAGGAGGGCGACAAGATCAAGATCATCACCAAAACGGCCCACGGGGTGGACGATGGATGGTGGGAGGGCGAGCTGGACGGCAAGTTCGGCAACTTCCCATCGCTGGTCGTCGAGGAGTGTGACGAGTTGGGCGAGCCGCTCAGCGAGGGCGGTGACGAGTCGCCCCCGCCCACAGCGGCGCCCAGCTTTGCACTGCCCCCCGCTCCGGCCCTGCCCCCAGAGTACGCCCACGAGCTGGAACTGGAGCTCACTGAGGACATGTTCGGCTCCCAGGACACGGCTG ATGAGGATAGCGGCTATATACCGAACGGCGCTGCTGCTCCGAGTATGCCTCCGCCAG TACTCATCCAAGAGCCTGGCATGGAG GACGATCTCAGTGACGATGGGCAGCCGCCGCCGTCGCTGCCGCCGCCCCAGCTAACAAAGGCGGGCGGATCCGGCCCAGAATCGAGGAATAAGGGCGACAAGGGGGCGGCGGCTGGCGGCGCCAACACGCTGAACTTAG TAGGCGAGAGCGATGATCAGCCGGAACAGGAAGTGGCCAAGGAGCAACCGGCGgaagtggccaaaaagccaGACATTGCGCCCAAGCCGCAGACCAAGGTCGCGCCTCAGACCTCGGCGGCCAAAGAAG AGGACCAACAGTCCTTCTCGGAGGGCACCGACTCGGCCTCGGTGGCCGATGTGCCGGCCCTGCAGGATGCGGAGGATCCGTTCAACGAGAAGGCCAAAGGCGAGTCCGGCGGCGGTTCGGGATTTGAGGCCAACTTTGAGGCCAACTTCGATGCCAACTTTGATGACGCCTTCGCGGGAAGCGGAGGATCGGGATCTGGCGGAGGAGGGGGCGGTGGCGGTGGGGGACAGTCCAGCGAACTGGACGTCAATGGCGAGGCGGCAGCAGGAGAATCAGGATCAGGATTTGCGGCCAGCGAGGAGGATATTGAGGCACCCAAGCAGGTGGTCGGTGGGCGAGCTAGCATACCCGAGGAATTGGACTCAAATCAATTGGCACGTTTGCAAAATCTGAAGGAGTCGAACGCTTAG
- the LOC128258148 gene encoding protein nervous wreck isoform X3 encodes MQPPPRKGNYVKFLKNLHTEQVAKLQLKNQHECDLLEDIRQFTIKRSAVEKSYSESLLKISSQYLNKKIPNIPDIKMEGMEERWNMWSVWRTVLEENEKLARARLAAIEVFQQQIADEAKVLRDYKLAIAKRSLSGIVNVQKELHLSVGDVDKTKKSYFDEEHCAHDVRDKARDIEEKLKKKKGSFFQSITSLQKNSARVTSRKELLEEKSSGARNDYVLSLAAANAHQNRYFTVDLQTTMTTMENYVFERVAEYLMLMGRTELLTCSATQNSFGKIRDQAQQLTREYNLQCCYLFYPVLKQHIQYDFEACDNDPVRKVTAEHESAAETLTKEAKNLAGRVVKENASIRENAKKLALCQSLRDSGQRSDPNDPNGPDLDTKIEEFRDQIRRSETEKTKAEACLQCLRDGGINVDEWVQEAEIMGVQELTRSASSISMRTDASGQGENPSSDSFYDSDKEETQAQAAAQTKPKQEQQLSRDRTFSDSDDEPEVRPSAAAASSAAAASSSAMATSAGAWDDPTEVNWGAGEEEEDKDEPIVPEPKEAIFKCTALYSYTAQNPDELSIVENEQLEVVGEGDGDGWLRARNYRGEEGYVPHNYLDIDQETAGSAFNGTSGNQLRSQISFSSVDYTVDNEDQTVDSMQSPDQVSVIMAPQKRVKSDVEWCIALYDYDATAEDELTFEEGDKIKIITKTAHGVDDGWWEGELDGKFGNFPSLVVEECDELGEPLSEGGDESPPPTAAPSFALPPAPALPPEYAHELELELTEDMFGSQDTADEDSGYIPNGAAAPSMPPPGQNQSQTTAKKVLIQEPGMEDDLSDDGQPPPSLPPPQLTKAGGSGPESRNKGDKGAAAGGANTLNLGMAQIIVTAATPMVEDGADKSFPPVGESDDQPEQEVAKEQPAEVAKKPDIAPKPQTKVAPQTSAAKEEDQQSFSEGTDSASVADVPALQDAEDPFNEKAKGESGGGSGFEANFEANFDANFDDAFAGSGGSGSGGGGGGGGGGQSSELDVNGEAAAGESGSGFAASEEDIEAPKQVVGGRASIPEELDSNQLAHDHEHDIYYIDYSRGQL; translated from the exons ATGCAGCCGCCGCCGCGTAAG GGAAACTATGTGAAATTCCTCAAGAATTTGCACACGGAGCAGGTGGCTAAGCTGCAGTTGAAGAACCAACATGAATGCGACCTGTTGGAGGACATCCGGCAGTTTACCATCAAACGCTCGGCAGTCGAAAAGTCGTACAGCGAGTCCCTGCTCAAGATCTCATCGCAGTATCTCAACAAGAAGATACCCAATATACCAGATATAAAGATGGAGGGCATGGAGGAGCGCTG GAACATGTGGAGTGTTTGGCGCACAGTGCTCGAGGAGAACGAAAAGCTGGCCCGGGCTCGTTTGGCCGCTATAGAGGTGTTCCAACAGCAAATCGCCGACGAGGCCAAGGTTCTTCGAGACTACAAGTTGGCCATTGCAAAGCGCTCGCTATCCGGAATAGTCAATGTGCAGAAGGAACTCCACTTGAGCGTTGGGGATGTGGATAAAACCAAGAAATCGTACTTTGATGAGGAGCACTGTGCTCACGATGTGCGGGATAAAGCCCGCGATATCGAGGAAAAGctaaagaaaaagaagggcTCCTTCTTTCAATCAATCACTTCGCTGCAGAAGAACAGCGCTCGGGTCACATCTCGCAAGGAGTTGCTCGAAGAGAAGTCCTCTGGAGCCCGGAATGACTACGTACTCAGCTTGGCCGCGGCCAACGCCCATCAGAATCGCTACTTCACCGTCGATCTGCAGACCACCATGACAACCATGGAGAATTATGTGTTTGAGAGGGTGGCCGAGTACCTGATGCTAATGGG GCGCACAGAGCTACTGACCTGCTCGGCCACGCAGAATAGTTTCGGGAAAATCCGCGACCAGGCGCAGCAGTTGACCAGGGAGTACAACCTGCAGTGCTGCTACCTGTTTTATCCGGTGCTCAAGCAGCACATTCAGTACGACTTTGAGGCGTGCGACAACGATCCGGTGCGCAAGGTGACCGCGGAGCACGAATCCGCTGCCGAGACGCTGACCAAGGAGGCCAAGAATTTGGCCGGAAGGGTGGTAAAGGAGAACGCCTCGATTCGGGAGAACGCCAAGAAGTTGGCTCTGTGCCAGTCGCTGCGAGATTCTGGCCAGCGTAGCGATCCCAACGATCCAAATGGACCCGATCTGGACACCAAGATCGAGGAGTTCCGTGATCAAATCCGGCGATCGGAGACGGAGAAAACCAAGGCAGAGGCTTGTCTGCAGTGCCTGCGAGATGGTGGCATCAACGTGGACGAGTGGGTGCAGGAGGCCGAGATTATGGGCGTACAGGAGCTGACGCGTTCGGCCAGCTCCATTTCGATGCGCACCGATGCCTCTGGTCAGGGCGAGAATCCCAGCTCGGATTCCTTCTACGACAGCGACAAGGAGGAGACGCAGGCCCAGGCAGCTGCCCAGACGAAGCCCAAGCAGGAGCAGCAACTCTCCAGGGATCGCACCTTCAGCGACAGTGATGATGAGCCCGAGGTGCGTCCTTCGGCGGCCGCAGCATCTTCTGCCGCGGCTGCATCCTCATCCGCCATGGCCACTAGCGCCGGAGCCTGGGATGATCCCACTGAGGTCAACTGGGGAGCTggagaggaggaggaggacaagGACGAACCTATTGTCCCGGAGCCCAAGGAGGCTATATTTAAGTGCACTGCGCTCTACAGTTATACG GCCCAGAATCCCGACGAGCTCAGTATCGTCGAGAACGAGCAACTCGAGGTGGTTGGCGAGGGCGACGGCGATGGGTGGCTGAGGGCCCGAAACTATCGTGGCGAGGAGGGCTACGTGCCACACAACTATCTGGACATCGATCAGGAGACAGCGGGCAGCGCCTTTAATGGTACTTCCGGCAATCAATTGCGCTCACAAATCTCATTCTCATCTGTCGATTATACCGTTGACAATGAAGATCAGACGGTGGACTCGATGCAATCGCCCGACCAGGTGTCGGTCATCATGGCGCCCCAGAAGCGGGTCAAGTCGGACGTGGAGTGGTGCATTGCGCTGTACGACTACGACGCCACCGCCGAAGATGAGCTGACCTTCGAGGAGGGCGACAAGATCAAGATCATCACCAAAACGGCCCACGGGGTGGACGATGGATGGTGGGAGGGCGAGCTGGACGGCAAGTTCGGCAACTTCCCATCGCTGGTCGTCGAGGAGTGTGACGAGTTGGGCGAGCCGCTCAGCGAGGGCGGTGACGAGTCGCCCCCGCCCACAGCGGCGCCCAGCTTTGCACTGCCCCCCGCTCCGGCCCTGCCCCCAGAGTACGCCCACGAGCTGGAACTGGAGCTCACTGAGGACATGTTCGGCTCCCAGGACACGGCTG ATGAGGATAGCGGCTATATACCGAACGGCGCTGCTGCTCCGAGTATGCCTCCGCCAG GCCAGAACCAAAGCCAAACCACTGCCAAGAAgg TACTCATCCAAGAGCCTGGCATGGAG GACGATCTCAGTGACGATGGGCAGCCGCCGCCGTCGCTGCCGCCGCCCCAGCTAACAAAGGCGGGCGGATCCGGCCCAGAATCGAGGAATAAGGGCGACAAGGGGGCGGCGGCTGGCGGCGCCAACACGCTGAACTTAGGTATGGCACAAATAATTGTTACCGCTGCAACCCCCATGGTTGAAGACGGTGCCGATAAATCTTTCCCACCAGTAGGCGAGAGCGATGATCAGCCGGAACAGGAAGTGGCCAAGGAGCAACCGGCGgaagtggccaaaaagccaGACATTGCGCCCAAGCCGCAGACCAAGGTCGCGCCTCAGACCTCGGCGGCCAAAGAAG AGGACCAACAGTCCTTCTCGGAGGGCACCGACTCGGCCTCGGTGGCCGATGTGCCGGCCCTGCAGGATGCGGAGGATCCGTTCAACGAGAAGGCCAAAGGCGAGTCCGGCGGCGGTTCGGGATTTGAGGCCAACTTTGAGGCCAACTTCGATGCCAACTTTGATGACGCCTTCGCGGGAAGCGGAGGATCGGGATCTGGCGGAGGAGGGGGCGGTGGCGGTGGGGGACAGTCCAGCGAACTGGACGTCAATGGCGAGGCGGCAGCAGGAGAATCAGGATCAGGATTTGCGGCCAGCGAGGAGGATATTGAGGCACCCAAGCAGGTGGTCGGTGGGCGAGCTAGCATACCCGAGGAATTGGACTCAAATCAATTG GCACACGACCATGAGCATgatatatactatatagaCTATAGCCGCGGACAGTTATAG
- the LOC128258148 gene encoding protein nervous wreck isoform X9 — protein sequence MQPPPRKGNYVKFLKNLHTEQVAKLQLKNQHECDLLEDIRQFTIKRSAVEKSYSESLLKISSQYLNKKIPNIPDIKMEGMEERWNMWSVWRTVLEENEKLARARLAAIEVFQQQIADEAKVLRDYKLAIAKRSLSGIVNVQKELHLSVGDVDKTKKSYFDEEHCAHDVRDKARDIEEKLKKKKGSFFQSITSLQKNSARVTSRKELLEEKSSGARNDYVLSLAAANAHQNRYFTVDLQTTMTTMENYVFERVAEYLMLMGRTELLTCSATQNSFGKIRDQAQQLTREYNLQCCYLFYPVLKQHIQYDFEACDNDPVRKVTAEHESAAETLTKEAKNLAGRVVKENASIRENAKKLALCQSLRDSGQRSDPNDPNGPDLDTKIEEFRDQIRRSETEKTKAEACLQCLRDGGINVDEWVQEAEIMGVQELTRSASSISMRTDASGQGENPSSDSFYDSDKEETQAQAAAQTKPKQEQQLSRDRTFSDSDDEPEVRPSAAAASSAAAASSSAMATSAGAWDDPTEVNWGAGEEEEDKDEPIVPEPKEAIFKCTALYSYTAQNPDELSIVENEQLEVVGEGDGDGWLRARNYRGEEGYVPHNYLDIDQETAGSAFNDQTVDSMQSPDQVSVIMAPQKRVKSDVEWCIALYDYDATAEDELTFEEGDKIKIITKTAHGVDDGWWEGELDGKFGNFPSLVVEECDELGEPLSEGGDESPPPTAAPSFALPPAPALPPEYAHELELELTEDMFGSQDTADEDSGYIPNGAAAPSMPPPVLIQEPGMEDDLSDDGQPPPSLPPPQLTKAGGSGPESRNKGDKGAAAGGANTLNLGESDDQPEQEVAKEQPAEVAKKPDIAPKPQTKVAPQTSAAKEEDQQSFSEGTDSASVADVPALQDAEDPFNEKAKGESGGGSGFEANFEANFDANFDDAFAGSGGSGSGGGGGGGGGGQSSELDVNGEAAAGESGSGFAASEEDIEAPKQVVGGRASIPEELDSNQLAHDHEHDIYYIDYSRGQL from the exons ATGCAGCCGCCGCCGCGTAAG GGAAACTATGTGAAATTCCTCAAGAATTTGCACACGGAGCAGGTGGCTAAGCTGCAGTTGAAGAACCAACATGAATGCGACCTGTTGGAGGACATCCGGCAGTTTACCATCAAACGCTCGGCAGTCGAAAAGTCGTACAGCGAGTCCCTGCTCAAGATCTCATCGCAGTATCTCAACAAGAAGATACCCAATATACCAGATATAAAGATGGAGGGCATGGAGGAGCGCTG GAACATGTGGAGTGTTTGGCGCACAGTGCTCGAGGAGAACGAAAAGCTGGCCCGGGCTCGTTTGGCCGCTATAGAGGTGTTCCAACAGCAAATCGCCGACGAGGCCAAGGTTCTTCGAGACTACAAGTTGGCCATTGCAAAGCGCTCGCTATCCGGAATAGTCAATGTGCAGAAGGAACTCCACTTGAGCGTTGGGGATGTGGATAAAACCAAGAAATCGTACTTTGATGAGGAGCACTGTGCTCACGATGTGCGGGATAAAGCCCGCGATATCGAGGAAAAGctaaagaaaaagaagggcTCCTTCTTTCAATCAATCACTTCGCTGCAGAAGAACAGCGCTCGGGTCACATCTCGCAAGGAGTTGCTCGAAGAGAAGTCCTCTGGAGCCCGGAATGACTACGTACTCAGCTTGGCCGCGGCCAACGCCCATCAGAATCGCTACTTCACCGTCGATCTGCAGACCACCATGACAACCATGGAGAATTATGTGTTTGAGAGGGTGGCCGAGTACCTGATGCTAATGGG GCGCACAGAGCTACTGACCTGCTCGGCCACGCAGAATAGTTTCGGGAAAATCCGCGACCAGGCGCAGCAGTTGACCAGGGAGTACAACCTGCAGTGCTGCTACCTGTTTTATCCGGTGCTCAAGCAGCACATTCAGTACGACTTTGAGGCGTGCGACAACGATCCGGTGCGCAAGGTGACCGCGGAGCACGAATCCGCTGCCGAGACGCTGACCAAGGAGGCCAAGAATTTGGCCGGAAGGGTGGTAAAGGAGAACGCCTCGATTCGGGAGAACGCCAAGAAGTTGGCTCTGTGCCAGTCGCTGCGAGATTCTGGCCAGCGTAGCGATCCCAACGATCCAAATGGACCCGATCTGGACACCAAGATCGAGGAGTTCCGTGATCAAATCCGGCGATCGGAGACGGAGAAAACCAAGGCAGAGGCTTGTCTGCAGTGCCTGCGAGATGGTGGCATCAACGTGGACGAGTGGGTGCAGGAGGCCGAGATTATGGGCGTACAGGAGCTGACGCGTTCGGCCAGCTCCATTTCGATGCGCACCGATGCCTCTGGTCAGGGCGAGAATCCCAGCTCGGATTCCTTCTACGACAGCGACAAGGAGGAGACGCAGGCCCAGGCAGCTGCCCAGACGAAGCCCAAGCAGGAGCAGCAACTCTCCAGGGATCGCACCTTCAGCGACAGTGATGATGAGCCCGAGGTGCGTCCTTCGGCGGCCGCAGCATCTTCTGCCGCGGCTGCATCCTCATCCGCCATGGCCACTAGCGCCGGAGCCTGGGATGATCCCACTGAGGTCAACTGGGGAGCTggagaggaggaggaggacaagGACGAACCTATTGTCCCGGAGCCCAAGGAGGCTATATTTAAGTGCACTGCGCTCTACAGTTATACG GCCCAGAATCCCGACGAGCTCAGTATCGTCGAGAACGAGCAACTCGAGGTGGTTGGCGAGGGCGACGGCGATGGGTGGCTGAGGGCCCGAAACTATCGTGGCGAGGAGGGCTACGTGCCACACAACTATCTGGACATCGATCAGGAGACAGCGGGCAGCGCCTTTAATG ATCAGACGGTGGACTCGATGCAATCGCCCGACCAGGTGTCGGTCATCATGGCGCCCCAGAAGCGGGTCAAGTCGGACGTGGAGTGGTGCATTGCGCTGTACGACTACGACGCCACCGCCGAAGATGAGCTGACCTTCGAGGAGGGCGACAAGATCAAGATCATCACCAAAACGGCCCACGGGGTGGACGATGGATGGTGGGAGGGCGAGCTGGACGGCAAGTTCGGCAACTTCCCATCGCTGGTCGTCGAGGAGTGTGACGAGTTGGGCGAGCCGCTCAGCGAGGGCGGTGACGAGTCGCCCCCGCCCACAGCGGCGCCCAGCTTTGCACTGCCCCCCGCTCCGGCCCTGCCCCCAGAGTACGCCCACGAGCTGGAACTGGAGCTCACTGAGGACATGTTCGGCTCCCAGGACACGGCTG ATGAGGATAGCGGCTATATACCGAACGGCGCTGCTGCTCCGAGTATGCCTCCGCCAG TACTCATCCAAGAGCCTGGCATGGAG GACGATCTCAGTGACGATGGGCAGCCGCCGCCGTCGCTGCCGCCGCCCCAGCTAACAAAGGCGGGCGGATCCGGCCCAGAATCGAGGAATAAGGGCGACAAGGGGGCGGCGGCTGGCGGCGCCAACACGCTGAACTTAG GCGAGAGCGATGATCAGCCGGAACAGGAAGTGGCCAAGGAGCAACCGGCGgaagtggccaaaaagccaGACATTGCGCCCAAGCCGCAGACCAAGGTCGCGCCTCAGACCTCGGCGGCCAAAGAAG AGGACCAACAGTCCTTCTCGGAGGGCACCGACTCGGCCTCGGTGGCCGATGTGCCGGCCCTGCAGGATGCGGAGGATCCGTTCAACGAGAAGGCCAAAGGCGAGTCCGGCGGCGGTTCGGGATTTGAGGCCAACTTTGAGGCCAACTTCGATGCCAACTTTGATGACGCCTTCGCGGGAAGCGGAGGATCGGGATCTGGCGGAGGAGGGGGCGGTGGCGGTGGGGGACAGTCCAGCGAACTGGACGTCAATGGCGAGGCGGCAGCAGGAGAATCAGGATCAGGATTTGCGGCCAGCGAGGAGGATATTGAGGCACCCAAGCAGGTGGTCGGTGGGCGAGCTAGCATACCCGAGGAATTGGACTCAAATCAATTG GCACACGACCATGAGCATgatatatactatatagaCTATAGCCGCGGACAGTTATAG